One part of the Salinivirga cyanobacteriivorans genome encodes these proteins:
- a CDS encoding NAD(P)H-dependent flavin oxidoreductase, translated as MNRITKLFNITYPVVQGGMVWCSGWRLAAAVSSAGGLGLIGAGSMRPELLIEHIRKIRASGVTNFGVNIPLLYSYAEEFINIAIREQIPIVFTSAGSPKKYTKLLKDHGIKVAHVVSSAKFAVKSEQAGVDAVVAEGFEAGGHNGREETTTLTLVELVKQSVSIPVIAAGGIASGRAILAVQNLGAEGVQIGSLFAASEESSASAQFKEAVIQAKEGDTILALKKLAPVRMLKNNFCNMVLEQENTGASKEHLLNLLGKGRAKRGIFDGDMEEGELEIGQSSSMVSVIQPVRSIMKTLIAEYREASNEFYSYF; from the coding sequence ATGAATCGAATTACAAAATTGTTTAATATAACTTACCCTGTTGTACAGGGAGGGATGGTTTGGTGTAGTGGATGGCGTTTGGCAGCTGCTGTCTCAAGTGCCGGCGGGCTGGGACTTATAGGAGCAGGCTCTATGCGACCGGAGTTGCTAATTGAGCATATACGAAAGATCAGAGCATCTGGTGTGACAAATTTTGGTGTAAATATTCCATTGCTCTATTCTTATGCTGAAGAGTTTATAAATATCGCTATTCGTGAACAGATACCAATAGTATTTACATCAGCAGGTAGTCCGAAAAAATATACAAAGCTTTTAAAAGATCATGGAATTAAGGTAGCACATGTTGTGTCAAGTGCTAAGTTTGCCGTTAAAAGTGAGCAGGCAGGTGTGGATGCTGTTGTTGCAGAGGGGTTTGAAGCTGGAGGACATAATGGAAGAGAAGAAACCACAACTCTTACTTTAGTGGAACTTGTCAAACAAAGCGTGAGTATTCCGGTTATTGCAGCTGGCGGTATCGCAAGTGGTCGTGCAATTTTGGCTGTTCAAAACCTTGGGGCCGAAGGGGTGCAAATAGGTAGTCTTTTTGCTGCGAGCGAAGAGTCTTCAGCCAGCGCTCAATTTAAAGAAGCCGTAATCCAGGCTAAGGAAGGAGATACCATACTCGCCCTTAAAAAACTTGCGCCGGTCAGAATGCTAAAAAACAATTTCTGTAATATGGTTTTGGAGCAGGAGAATACGGGGGCTTCAAAAGAGCACCTCTTAAATTTGTTAGGCAAAGGGCGTGCAAAAAGGGGTATTTTTGATGGTGATATGGAGGAGGGAGAATTGGAAATAGGGCAATCATCTTCGATGGTTTCCGTTATACAACCAGTTAGGTCCATTATGAAAACTTTAATTGCAGAATATCGAGAAGCTAGCAACGAATTTTATAGTTATTTTTAA
- a CDS encoding HNH endonuclease produces MICKLPLKNAEDQALVDDVVYEYLVNHPYLTKIKFLENLRRHSRGYAFFQKNWKQSDGSYKNETIYLQKVVAEKFIKKPDEERRYWVRFINGNPLDCRIKNLEWSTLSNVVRNTSKTDNQFGYRGVVKNSNKYQAIIYVNRKAINLGSFDTPEEAALAYNKKSIELFGVTKSLNKIKTKKK; encoded by the coding sequence ATGATTTGTAAATTACCATTAAAAAATGCTGAAGATCAGGCATTGGTTGATGATGTGGTATATGAATACCTCGTCAACCACCCCTATTTAACTAAAATTAAATTTCTTGAAAACCTGCGCCGCCATAGCCGCGGGTATGCATTTTTTCAAAAAAACTGGAAGCAATCAGATGGTTCATATAAAAATGAAACAATCTATTTGCAAAAGGTTGTAGCTGAAAAATTCATCAAAAAACCTGATGAAGAAAGACGTTACTGGGTGCGTTTCATAAACGGAAATCCACTTGACTGCCGTATCAAAAACCTTGAATGGTCTACCCTTTCAAATGTTGTTCGCAACACAAGCAAAACCGACAATCAATTTGGCTACAGAGGAGTTGTGAAAAACTCAAACAAATACCAGGCGATTATTTATGTAAATCGCAAAGCAATTAACCTCGGGTCATTTGACACACCTGAAGAAGCCGCATTGGCATACAACAAAAAATCAATTGAGCTATTTGGTGTAACCAAAAGCCTAAACAAAATTAAAACCAAGAAAAAATAA
- a CDS encoding gliding motility-associated C-terminal domain-containing protein produces the protein MNFFKSGFIIKLNRLVLALLFFVIFGNLLKGQPVIEPPVIDSISVDTAANGVYHCVLGWKPYDWSGYDIDSSGFIVRDVIPGSGYANPDTIFNANATFYMDYSSDPVNETQGYGLVAFSIVNGEFLKSEIEDQFSRNIRLQVVNYDSCTASVSLSWNDYYSDEAPSGTEEPAYTLKAISLTDSRVAETTINSYTFENLNREETYQFRLTIDPDGFSSSSNPVNVLITTPEEPSKPYIETLSNSENFITTGAIHADDMVTDYLLLMGSIDPATVFDTVDEFHVENRPYTFSESRYGANITYYYVAAFNTCGINPVYSDTINTIVLSAADNGDYISLQANGLGKTDVQYKLYRQANGETTIFDAGSEPILYDDYSVFDLTLSNPAVRYHIEASLGDSVIVKSNPVEVKILDDLLWPNAIIAGEPGMDGAFKAIPQRSLPASYNLKIYNKWGDLIFETNDIDNAWRGRYKGSFVMSGGYLYVATYKFSEKKEKVVRGTVTVIH, from the coding sequence GTGAATTTTTTTAAATCTGGTTTTATTATTAAGCTTAATCGACTGGTATTAGCTCTGCTTTTTTTTGTCATTTTTGGCAATTTATTAAAAGGACAGCCAGTTATTGAACCACCTGTAATTGATTCAATATCTGTTGATACTGCTGCTAATGGGGTGTATCATTGTGTTTTGGGTTGGAAACCATATGACTGGAGTGGCTATGATATTGATTCGAGCGGTTTTATTGTGAGAGATGTGATACCCGGGTCAGGTTATGCAAACCCAGATACAATTTTTAATGCAAATGCTACTTTTTATATGGATTATTCTTCCGATCCTGTAAATGAAACTCAGGGGTATGGCCTTGTAGCTTTTTCTATTGTCAATGGAGAGTTTTTAAAATCAGAGATTGAAGATCAGTTTTCCAGGAATATAAGACTTCAAGTAGTAAATTATGACTCGTGCACTGCCAGTGTGAGTCTCTCGTGGAACGATTACTACAGCGATGAGGCTCCGTCAGGAACCGAAGAGCCTGCCTATACACTGAAAGCTATTTCCTTAACTGACTCCAGAGTTGCCGAAACCACCATAAATTCCTATACTTTTGAAAACCTGAATCGGGAAGAAACTTATCAATTCCGCCTGACTATTGATCCAGATGGTTTTAGTTCATCTTCCAACCCAGTTAATGTGCTTATTACAACACCAGAAGAACCATCAAAACCATATATTGAAACGCTGAGCAACTCAGAAAATTTTATCACTACTGGTGCAATACATGCAGATGATATGGTAACAGATTATCTGTTGCTTATGGGGTCTATAGACCCCGCGACAGTTTTTGATACCGTTGATGAGTTTCATGTTGAAAACCGACCTTATACTTTTAGCGAATCACGATACGGAGCAAATATTACTTACTATTATGTGGCTGCATTTAATACCTGTGGTATTAATCCTGTGTATTCCGATACGATTAATACAATTGTATTGTCTGCCGCAGATAATGGCGATTATATTAGTTTGCAGGCAAATGGGCTGGGAAAAACCGATGTTCAATATAAATTATACCGTCAGGCAAACGGTGAGACGACAATATTTGATGCCGGTTCAGAGCCAATCTTATATGATGATTATTCTGTTTTTGATTTAACACTAAGTAATCCGGCTGTGAGATACCATATAGAAGCCAGCTTGGGCGATTCTGTAATTGTTAAATCGAATCCTGTTGAGGTTAAAATACTCGATGATTTATTGTGGCCAAATGCAATAATCGCCGGTGAGCCAGGAATGGATGGGGCCTTTAAAGCAATTCCCCAACGATCATTGCCAGCCAGTTATAATTTGAAAATTTATAACAAGTGGGGCGATTTAATATTTGAAACAAATGATATTGATAATGCCTGGAGAGGCAGATATAAAGGCAGCTTTGTGATGTCAGGCGGGTATTTATATGTTGCCACATATAAATTTTCCGAAAAAAAAGAAAAAGTAGTCCGGGGTACCGTTACTGTAATACATTAG